The Methylobacterium currus genome contains a region encoding:
- a CDS encoding IS3 family transposase (programmed frameshift), with protein sequence MTKRTTPFSPEVRERAVRMVREHEGEHGSQWSAIQSIAAKISCSGETLRNWVRQSERDQGVRPGQTTDERERIKALERENRELRQANEILRKASAYFANGGARPPVAAMISFIDDHREVYGVEPICRVLPIAPSTYYLHAARRADPEKQPVRARSDAALMIEIKRVFEANFCVYGVRKIWRQLAREGIVTARCTVARLMRRLGLAGVVRGRTVRTTIPDPAAACPLDRVNRQFKAPRPNALWVSDFTYVATWSGFVYMAFVIDVFARRIVGWRASRSAHASFVLDALEQALHERRPVQGSGLVHHSDRGSQYLALRYTERLAGAGIEPSVGSVGDSYDNALAETINGLFKAEVIHRRGPWRSFEAVEYATLEWVDWYNHRRLLAPIGNVPPAEAEARYHANVGDQALAA encoded by the exons ATGACGAAGCGAACAACCCCGTTTTCCCCTGAGGTGCGCGAGCGTGCCGTGCGGATGGTGCGCGAGCACGAGGGCGAGCACGGCTCGCAGTGGTCAGCGATCCAGTCGATTGCGGCCAAGATCAGCTGCTCAGGCGAGACGTTGAGGAACTGGGTGCGCCAGTCCGAGCGTGACCAGGGCGTGCGTCCTGGCCAGACGACGGACGAGCGCGAGCGGATCAAGGCGCTCGAGCGAGAGAACCGTGAGCTGCGCCAAGCTAACGAGATCCTGCGCAAAGCGAGCGCGTATTTCGCGA ATGGCGGAGCTCGACCGCCGGTCGCGGCCATGATCAGCTTCATCGACGATCATCGCGAGGTCTACGGGGTCGAGCCGATCTGCAGGGTGCTGCCGATTGCCCCATCGACCTACTACCTGCATGCTGCCCGGCGTGCCGATCCCGAGAAGCAACCGGTTCGTGCCCGCAGCGACGCGGCCTTGATGATCGAGATCAAGCGCGTGTTCGAGGCGAACTTCTGCGTCTACGGCGTGCGGAAGATCTGGCGGCAACTGGCCCGGGAGGGGATCGTGACCGCGCGATGCACGGTGGCGCGGTTGATGCGCCGATTGGGCTTGGCGGGGGTGGTACGTGGCAGGACCGTGCGCACCACGATCCCCGACCCAGCCGCAGCCTGCCCGCTCGATCGGGTCAACCGTCAGTTCAAGGCTCCCCGACCGAATGCCTTGTGGGTCAGTGACTTCACGTACGTGGCGACGTGGTCGGGCTTCGTCTATATGGCCTTCGTCATCGATGTGTTCGCCCGGCGCATCGTCGGTTGGCGAGCCTCACGTAGCGCTCATGCGAGCTTCGTGCTGGATGCTCTGGAACAGGCGCTGCACGAGCGTCGTCCTGTGCAGGGCAGCGGGCTGGTGCATCACTCGGACCGTGGCTCGCAATACTTAGCTCTACGGTACACCGAGCGCCTGGCTGGAGCCGGCATCGAGCCGTCGGTCGGCAGCGTCGGTGACAGCTACGACAACGCCTTGGCGGAGACGATCAACGGCCTGTTCAAGGCAGAGGTCATCCATCGACGCGGGCCGTGGCGATCCTTCGAGGCGGTCGAGTACGCCACCCTGGAATGGGTCGACTGGTACAACCACCGTCGCCTCCTCGCGCCGATCGGCAACGTTCCTCCCGCCGAGGCCGAAGCGCGCTATCATGCCAACGTCGGCGACCAAGCCCTGGCCGCCTGA